One Pseudomonadota bacterium genomic region harbors:
- a CDS encoding D-alanyl-D-alanine carboxypeptidase has translation SLSVLGVDGTMKKWGRMAPDLVGSVYAKTGTLDGVSTLAGYVPMPDRRLAAFAILANGLPKGPWAAKEAQLKVVRSIAGGQR, from the coding sequence GTCGCTCTCCGTGCTGGGCGTGGACGGCACCATGAAGAAGTGGGGGCGCATGGCCCCCGACCTCGTGGGAAGCGTCTACGCCAAGACCGGCACGCTCGACGGCGTGAGCACGCTGGCCGGATACGTGCCCATGCCCGACCGGCGGCTCGCCGCGTTCGCCATCCTCGCCAACGGCCTCCCCAAGGGGCCGTGGGCGGCGAAGGAGGCACAGCTCAAGGTGGTGAGATCGATAGCGGGGGGACAGAGATGA